The stretch of DNA aaataataataaattttttccaACAAATGCTTATTATATGTTGAATCTTGTATTAAGAATACCTCTCCTTTAGTATTGAGAATGTCACGACAACATTATCAGTTTATTTGTATCCCCAAAAATAACAATGGTTTCAAAGTGAATGCTTCGACCATGGGCTGTGATAATTAATACCTCAAGATTGGAGCAACCATCTTCATCCCTAACATCATCGTATGATATTTTAATCTGTTTCCTGGATATCTCTAAAACTGAGCACCTGAACCAACATCCTCGAATACCACTGTCTTGGCAAAGAAACTCGATCTTTTCATTAGACCTAAAAACTGGCGCACATGGAAGTTGGTCTTCAACATTCTTGAGGAAACTTTGCTCCTTGCTCGATACATCATGTTTAAGTTTCTGGTACGATAGATCATACTTTTGATTCTCTCTGCAACTTCTATTCCTTTTAGCTCCCACTTTTACATCATCCTCTGAGCTATATTCTTCCTCAAAAAAATCAGGGCTAAAACACGAGAAAATCGATTGATCAAAATATCCACGCAAGTTACTCAATTTGAAAGGCTTTATTCTGTTACTCTTGAATTGTCTGAAGCAAAAATGCATTTTTCTCAACATATCACCAGGGAAAACTCCCAGGCATTTCTCATAGTGTTCACGAGTTAAGACTACTGCAAGACCATCAACACATTCTGCACTGATGACTTGTACGTAAGGAGTGATGAAAACTTCTTTAGGATGAGGATTCCGTAAAGAAACAACTCCACGGACTTCTTTGTTGTGGTGAAACCATCTCACTTTAACCTTTTTCTGGCATTTTCTATCTTCATACATATCTTCCAAATATGCAATATAGCGGCTCTCTTTCTCAGCCATCACAAAGACAAATGATTGTACCTAATGTAGAATCCATGAGAAAGAGTTGTGAGTTCACCAAGTTAATTGCAGATAATTCAAAAAAACTTATTGGTGCTAGGACTAAGAGTTTGGAATGCCATGTTGAAATTCTTAAGCATGCTGTAATTTTACATCAGATATCGTCAAAGTCACAAGTGCTTAAAAAAGAGTTAAGAACTGTCATATCGTAGAAAACTCAAGTCCACGGTTCTTGATTATCACGCATTATTTTTTAAGGTTTTGTGGTCTTATTTATGTTCTGTAAGAAGACTGGAATGTTTCACCGAGAAAAACCGCAGAAAATTtgatatctactgaataatgaATATTAGTACAGAGATTTCTTGCTGCAATAGTAAATTAATTCAAGCATGGTTGATATTTGATTGAGTTGCATTTTTTGATAGAACGTTTGGTTTGAATTAGATTTTTGTGTTACATATACGTTTGCGCAAGCTTTAAGATATTTTCCAACTAATTCAggtttttatttgattttttgacTTGGTCGGCTAGACTCGCacttaaaaagaatttaaatttcTATTTACTTAcatacattttaattttttgtggTAATGTTGTGCCTTATGTGGCTTATTTGAAAAATCAGTCTAGATGCGTTTTGAGTTTTCATTATAAAGTTGGATTGCTACAAATATGAAAGTTATATTTGTAGCAATCGTAATAAAAGATGAGTTCATACAACATATTGCATTTAATATAAAAAGATCATATTATTAAATCTTATATTTCGTTTAATTTCGTAGgatatcaataatcaatgaaaaaactaatactttaaaaataaaattctttacACGTAAATATTActttacacacacacatagaGTGTGCTTCGACTGTATAACAATCATCATGATAATAAAGACAGCGTGTAAATTTTCTATTTTAgtaaaaaacaaaatttatagCATCGTCGGAGGACATGAAGTCCTACTGACGactctaaaatatttaaattgaaagTCCAGCTTGCAATCCTAAACTTTTGGCATATAAAGTACATGCGATAAACTTAGATTGAATATGTATGCATCCAATCATTAATCGTTAAGAAACTAAATGAGTCACTTCAAGTTGTTTGCCTAGTCTTACCCAAATATTCAAATAGAATATGCCAAGAAAGCAAAAATGTCAAACTAGAAAACTCAACAATTCtaaaatttattaagttttaactTACCTCAATTGAAGTTTCATTCCTCTTAAATGCTGGGTAATGCTTCAACTGTTTACCACATGTCCATGCTGAACCCAACCACTTAATGTCTAATTGATGACCTTGCAAGTTCCTTCGTAAATGGTCCTATTGTACAAGTTTGATGGCACGTAAATTACATGTTTCAGAATAACATGTAAACATAAAACAAATAGCAAAACGACTACATCTGGCccccaaaaaaaataaaacaacacgTACATTATGAGGAGGCATCTGCTTTAGCTGTGCATTGACGGTGGTAGGATCATCTTTGGGGGGTGACACTACATCCAAAAGGTTACAATATGTCAATTCACCTGAATATGTTGATTTACTGCGAATCCTAATCAAATAAAATGTCAAATATTTCCTTGCGCCGTCAACCTAGCTGATTTTCGGCAAGTAAATAATATACACTCCACCAAATTTTATTAGAATCCTGTATATCCAGGAAAATTATCATAAaacatttctataaataaaaaatcgaaTATTTTCACAGCTTCTAACTTAAAATCAGAAAACTTCCATTAGAGAACGCCAAATCATGTATTACTATTTTCCATCACAAACCACCATCTCCTTAAACCTTGCAAAGAGTTAACTGTGAATCCAAAGTAATAGTAATATATGAGCTATGAGCATAAAAATTCTACcaatatttgatttataaaagtAATCAAAATGATCGAAAAAATGGAAactttaaattattaattaattaaagacaGGCAAAAAGAGAGATTGCTTGGCAAACTATGAAACCCGAGGAAGAAAGTTCAAAAACATGTATTGCATTTACAGAGGCTTGATTGCCAAGAGATTACCACAACGACAAAACAAGTACTACTACTACTAGCACAATCAGCATGTACCCCTTACAAtgggaaaaagaaaaaaagaaaacctACTGGCATAATCTTCTTGCCAATGCTGCTTTGACAACATAGAAGTAAGCCAATTCACAACCTCTCTTCTCGATCTCCATCTGAATCCGGCATGAACTGAGTTTTCGGCCACATGAACACTCAGGAACTCTTCAGATACAACATAAAACATGTGCCTAACACTCCTCTCAGTGCCCACGACGGCAAGAATGGATTCCCCTAAATTATCCTTCAAAAAATAGTGAACCACACGGTTTCCCCTCTCTCTTGACACAAATAGCTCTTTCCACTCCACAAAGTAGTTTTCATGCGCAGCCATAATGTACAACTAGAATGTCTTTGAGCGAAACTAGGTTAAAGCAATAGTCTTAATCTGAAGGAAAAGCAACCTCACAAAATCTGAAGAGTTATCTAAACTGCTATTGAACAAGATGTGTAGAACCTTCAGCTAAACGAAGCCTAAAAGGATATAACAATACAAAGGAAagacataaaattaaaatttagaggTACCCCATAATGAGGTACCTTGCTACCCGACGAGAGGAGCAAATTATCCAAACAGCCGCAAGTCTGAACAAATTCAACACAAAATCTCGAAATTTTCAACCTTAATTTTGACGAAACCTAGACTCCTCCAAGACCCAAATTCTAACGAGGCAATAAAACAATCCGTCTAGTCACAACTGAGGTAAACTCACCAAAAGACCTGGTAAAAAACAACAAACCCGTGTTAGCTGACAAAGTTAACGGCTCAAAAGCTAAAAAAGGTAGCGACTTTGCAAGGCTTTCTCCCTTGAAGTAGACAAATCATGACGAAAACCAAAATGGGCAAACATGGTGAGAGCAGAAACCTAAATACAACGAACAAAAAACGAGTTCTGAGTAGAATTTCATGTCAAGAAAACCCACTACGAAACTCGCAAAAAGTAGGAattattttttcattatttGGTTCTTTAACGCTGGTAGGTGAGCTGAAATCAAACTAGAGAGGATTAGTCGTGAAATATATGTGTTCTGAATCAAAACAGTAAAATCTCCCAGAAAACTGTgagaattcattctcctgaagAAACGGAGAGGAGAAAGGGAACTGCGAGAGAGAATATAGGACTGGTGAACATGGAACAGGTGAAATGAAATTAGGGTGTGGGCAATCCGACGCCAACGAGAAAAGTAGGAAACCCACTATCGCAATGCATCAACGGCTGGTAAATTATCACGTTTttcttttttgtattttttttaattttttaaaaaataattgctTGATTAGTCCAACTAAACAGGTAGTGTTTGGCTAATCTGCATAGATTCTCCTGTCTACATATAGCATACTTAgtcatagtttggtacatatcATAAGATaaatatgtgatatataatataaggataagtaagatgtaggatattatatttaatgtttaatatgattttaataagaatgattaaatttatatattagattgtaatgacaaaattaacattatcataataaattttataatttcaaagttgttgcttgagttcatattttttatttgttcatgtgtcgatagtacttgcatgatttatttattttacctaattttatatattatataatatgataattgagcccttgattttgtgagtcaagtcaaatatcaatttttaaggataatcgagtgataataataattttattgagatttataaaaattatttatataattatctcgaaattatttatataattatcatattatataatatataaaaatatataaaatatttatttgattttaatttctactaactagcatagatttataaaaaaatcatttataaattgagcgtaattaagtcatttgtagtgtcttttatcatttgattaaaattatcacatcttctattagggatattttatccttctaaaaaattatttatcaagggccgatgaaaattatttatcaagaactcatgatattatttatcaatccctctcttatcccatgtaccaaactTATGCCTTAATATCATCCTCGAGTTAATTTCATGGTAGAtctaaattatataaaaaaatattaatttttatcttATATATAAAATCTACTCATTTCACAAATAGATGTCACGATCTCATGTCGTAGCTATTTTTCAACAGTTACTTGGAAGAAAAATGTAATATTGGCCTATATCGAATAGATTTTGTCACACATCTCAGACATCAAACTAAATCTATTTCAGAATTCCGTCCATTGCCTTCTATGACTTCGGCGTTTTACGTGATTTGAAATCCGGATTTGAAGTCCGCGATATAAATACCTGGCTCCAAATGTGAACCCCACCAGCGCTTACGTTGATACGAGAAACACCAAAACAGACAGGAAGTAGAGAGAGGATACGCGAGCTTCCAATTCTCTGTAAGTTCTGGTTTTCCATGTTAGCCTCTCtctcctctctctctctctctctcgctCTGTGTGTGTTTAGGTTATTTCTGCATATATACTTGCGTTTCCTCGTTGTTCCTTTCTGAATTTGACTTAAATTAGCGCAGTTTTGGTTAGGGTTTGTAATTTAGTCGAGGGATTTAATTTTTGTAGCTGTTTGATTCTTTTTGCTGTAAGTGATCTGATTTTGCTCTTTTTTTGGGTGAACTAGTGGTTTTGGGTGAAAATTTTTCATGGCATTAAACTCGATCTCCTCTTTTCCTCCATCTCAGCATTTTATATGGCATTAAGCTTGATTCTTTCTTTAGTTATTCTACCGTGTTTGCGGGATGCACATTTGTTTAGATTATTTCTAGTCCAATTATGCAtatgatatttttttcatgTTCATATGATTTAGCTAATCACCTGAATTTTCCTTATTGTACTTGTCTTGGGTTACATTGTTAAATACTGTTAATGATGTTCATTCTCtttcatttgttgagtttttcTTTTGCTGGTTCATAATTTCGTTACTGTGGTAGTTCATCTGGATATTGTTTATGATTTTTGGTGTGCTGTAGTTTTTGTTCAGCAAAAAAGAGTTTTTGTGGAGAGGTCATAGACTTTTGCTACAAACTGTCATGGGTGAGAAAGATGCAGACTGCAGAGTTGGTTAAGCCCGAGTTTGTGGCAAATGGGAATGTTGAAATGGAGGAAAAGACAGATCCTGTGGTGAAGAAGACTGAGGAACGTCATGATGGAGTAACAGAAATGGAAGAAGAAAACAAAGTTTCCGAGAAAGTTGAGAATAACAATATGGACAAAGAAAAAGTGAATGATAGCAAGGAAACTGAAAAGAAAGCAAAAAACGAAGATGTAGTGAAAGAAGGgggaaaagatgaaagaatggAAGAGACcgaggaagaagaagaaaagcAGCAAGTTGCAGAAGAAAAAGTGGACATGGAGATTGAGGAAATGAACCATGGCCCTACTGAAAAAACCGACGCTGATGCTAAGGTCGAGGACAAGGTGGATGTAGTGGGAGAAGAGGAAAAGCCGAAAGAATCTAAAGAGGAGAGGAGCCTGAAGAATCGTCTGAGAACAAAGAGTGGCAATGGcgaaaaagaaagaaatatgaAACATGAAACAGAAGACAAGGAATCAAACACCCAGAGGGAGATAAAAACTAAAGAAACTAAAACCTCGACTGATAAAAATGAGGGGCAGAAAACCCCCGTGGCTCTCACAATTGATCGGCCTGTTCGTGAAAGAAAATCTGTTGAGAGACTTGTGGCCTTTATTGACCAGGATGCTGCTAAGGAGTTCAAAGTTGAAAAGGTTTCCATTTAGTTCGCACATTGTTGTTTGCATCCTCTCTGTAAAATTCACTTCTTTATTGTATGAACTTTAATGATATTGAAGATTCACTCTTTGATGCCTTGGTGTTTGTTTGCAGGGTCGTGGAACTGCGCTGAAAGATATCCCAAATGGTATTCTTTTTACTAATTTTGATTCCTTTGCTAAATGTATGTACACCAAATTTTATTCCACGCCTAAAGATTCTCAGCATGGGATGCGATGTTTGCTATGCTGATGTGTTTTTCACTTTCTTTGTTCTCTTCTCATATGAATTCAATGGTGAGCAAAGGTAAGTGTTGCAGCATCGTATTAGAGCTTGCTTTAAGACATTAGGATGGTTGCGGGACTCAATGTTGTGTGTGTGCTCCAACAAAGCTGGATCACTTCTAATTTGCGATTTTTTGTTATCGTAGCTGAATTTTTCTTTGTACTAGGAAGTTAAGTGAGTCTCATGAGTCTCTTTTTACCATGTCATAGATGTTGTATGCATGCTTAGCTAGCCTTTTACCTTTTCTATTGCATAGCAATGGTTGTGTTTAACGGGGTTTAACTGGAAGGACGTTATCATTTCTTGACAAAATAAGCTTGTTCCAAAGAATATTTGAAGGCtatatttgaagattttgaaCCTAATAATTATGGGTTTTAGAATGCTTCCCGATTCATAGTGAAACTCATATTCCCATATCAGAAATTCCTAGTGTCTTGAGTTTTTCCCAGCATTGCAAGGATTTGCATTTGTTTGCTTGTTTTCTCTTTTATAGGTTTTAGAATGCTTTTGAAAACAACCAAGTCATGAATTTGAAGTATTATAACCAAATATGACAGGGCCTGCTTCTCATATATACTCCCCATGGCCAAATGAGATGATAAGCATTTTGCCTGTATATTTGAGTGTGTGCATTGAAGGATTTTTATCTGTTAAGATATCCTTTGTTCCATTTATGATTTTCAGACAaacagattttttttaataaaacgacgattttgaattttgaattcttgtGTTGTTATATGCATTTCAAGGTAATAATGGCGACAAATCCGTCAAAAGTAGCCATGGTGAAATTTGGCTTTTATCCGAACTCCGAAGTGCTAGTTTGAGAGTTGGTCACTAGTGATAGAAATAATGATTTCTTATGATATTCCATCTCCCTATTCGTCAGATTGTATGTATGTACATTCGCGAGCATGCATGTCTGAATGGTTATGCGTATAAAATTGAGTTTCTATTCAACACATAAAGAGAAATCTTTGTGCTAGGTATCTTCTAGGTCTTGCTGATGGGTGTTCAAATTTTAGATCTTACTCTTATTGCGGTAACACAGATTCTTGTTCCTTAAAATATAGGTACTGAAACAATTTTgttagaatttttattttaactaaAATGAACTTGACACGCATGTTTGCCTTGTTTTTAATATTGTCCTGTCCTGCAGTCATATAATTTGATTTGATGTTGTTTATGAACTATGAACTGTATTTATTGTTACAGTGGCTTACAAGTTGTCCAGGAAGAAAAGCGACGATACCTTCAAATTGCTGCATACTATTCTCTTTGGAAGGAGAGGAAAGGTAACGCTTCGGTCTTTGGATTTTTGGTTGAGCTTCCGATCACACTGTTTTAAAGGTGTTACTTCCCATGATAATATCATATGGCTTATATTCGATTCCACATTCATGTAGTTGACATTCTATTTCCATTGTGTAATCCCCTCCCCCATTCCACTTCTACACGCAATTTGAATCCCTCCCTCGACCTCTTCAGATTCTCGGGAAGTCGAATTACTCGCGGATTCTGTCATCAATAATTCATTGGAACTCCTTAGTGTTCCGTGGTGCATGGAACGAAAGACCTAAGAAAGGAGATCACAAAAACCTTTATTCCACTTTTCAATGCCGAAAAACGCCGAGCTGATATGGAATGAGTCTGTCATCATGggattataatatttttaagtttgccggaatcaaattttaatttgtgAGACACGTTTTTCTTTAAACATATTTGGTTTTTGGTGAGTTGATTTGTCAGTCGGAATTTATTTAAGTCCTGCAAATTTGCTTGAAATTATCAGTGAATATTATACTCTCAATGCATCCATCTGGTTACCTCTAACATGTCAATCTGCTGTAGTctgctttttttttctttcttttgttgataagttcagatttttttaatttgtgCTTATGATGACCTCCAGGCAGCTCAAGTTAAGAACAACATATCAAGATTCTCTGGGTTCGCTTGGCATGATGATGAGGTAAAGTAGAACTTCAATAATAAGTTACCTATCAATTGGATCTATGATTTGGCTATTCAGAAAAAACCTTTGTGGCATAGTCTCAGGAAAAGCAAACACTAAAACTTATAGAGAAACTTGACAAGATTTTCAAAGATAAACTGGTCGAGTTTTGTGATGTCCTTGATATACCAATATCGGCTACTGTAAGGAAGGTATGTTGATATCTCTGTAGCTCTATTGCAAAGTTCGTGACTATCCTTTCGTCTTTGTTTTGTTTAAAGAATTAAAATCTCAATTTGTTATTTTACATTCAGGAAGATATCATTTCAAAGTTGATAGAGTTTTTGGTGGCGCCTCATGCAACCACCACTGAGTTGCTTGCTGAAAAAGAACAGGTGTACTAAGTTCACTTTTTAGTTTGACTGCCTTGTTAAATTCTTCCTCTCCTGGCTTATAAATTTTATGTGTGTATTGTGTACGTTGATCAGTCAAGTAAggggaaaaaaagaaagagagagagcAAATCAGCATCTGGGGGTAGCACACTTCCAGAAGGCTCAGTGAAGGTACATTGTTCTAAATGCATGAAATGTTATTGTCAGTTGTCAACTTTCTTGTTTGTGTTCTTGATGAATATTTGCCGTATTTTCATATGTGAGCTTGTAGTCGGTTTTTATTAGCAGCCTTGAAGCTAGAAACATAAACGATTTTGGGCTTGAGTTCAAGTACAATTCGTTTGGTTTGACTTTAATTATCAAGCTTCTTAgtaaatgctctaatttttgcTGGTGTTCGTCGAATTTTAGTTTATTTATAGAATATTAATTAAGATATTAAAGCTTATGATCGAGGCCGCAAGCTATATGGCAAAATAGTCCAGGCCAAATTCAGGTGAAAAAATATTCGAACTCAGTTCGACTTTGACAATTACAAATTCAAATCAAATTGAATTTTATTCTAGCTGACTTGAAAAAGCTCTCGTGAACATGCTCGATTCGATTAACCCTAGATTACTGCAGCATATGATGATTTCGATTGGTGTTCAgtttcttttgtattttttaacGAGTTGTGGTGTTGCGTGTAACTGTCATAAATAATTTGAGGTTCAAGTCTATTCTACTTCTACCTAAATCCCTTGGTGCTCACAGAAAGAAAGAGAATATacaatctgataaaatatatgtGCATGTGGCTTTGTGCTTTTACCTTCCAATTGGAAGCTCCTCTATGAAATTACATTGAAGAAACAATATCATATCAAGCAATATAGCAATTGACTCATATGATTGTTTGAATAAGTTATTGGTACTTGTACAAGATTTCATCTTTCTCATATACAGAGTCAAAAGAAAGCCAAGGATACACCAAAAAAGGATAGGGAACCTAAACCCGAAGATGGATCAGAGGAAGATGGGGAAACATATGTCAAGGATGATAAAAATAATTGTTCAAAGAGGTCAGAAGATGAGGAATCTGAACCTGCTGAACGTGAAGAGAAGGCAAATGAATGCGAAGGATCTGATAAAgacaaaagaaagaagaaacaaGGACCAGCAAAGTCCTCTTCAATGAAGGGAACTGCCAAGAAAACCAAAACCAAGAAAGTAACAATCTCTAAAGAGGCCAGCCTTCTGCCGAAAAAAGAAGCTCATAAATCACCGTCAAGTCACCCAAAAAGCAATAGGGATACTAGTACGAAGAGGtcctcttttaaaaagaaagatGAAT from Primulina eburnea isolate SZY01 chromosome 6, ASM2296580v1, whole genome shotgun sequence encodes:
- the LOC140834697 gene encoding uncharacterized protein isoform X1, yielding MAAHENYFVEWKELFVSRERGNRVVHYFLKDNLGESILAVVGTERSVRHMFYVVSEEFLSVHVAENSVHAGFRWRSRREVVNWLTSMLSKQHWQEDYASELTYCNLLDVVSPPKDDPTTVNAQLKQMPPHNDHLRRNLQGHQLDIKWLGSAWTCGKQLKHYPAFKRNETSIEVQSFVFVMAEKESRYIAYLEDMYEDRKCQKKVKVRWFHHNKEVRGVVSLRNPHPKEVFITPYVQVISAECVDGLAVVLTREHYEKCLGVFPGDMLRKMHFCFRQFKSNRIKPFKLSNLRGYFDQSIFSCFSPDFFEEEYSSEDDVKVGAKRNRSCRENQKYDLSYQKLKHDVSSKEQSFLKNVEDQLPCAPVFRSNEKIEFLCQDSGIRGCWFRCSVLEISRKQIKISYDDVRDEDGCSNLEEWIPTNRVAKADRLGMRHPGRPTVRPFYTCNKSNPTFEVGDPVDVWWSDGWWEGVVSDAHDPINQRYRVYLPGENLYLNIELKNLRVSRDWVGGRWVDLKPNPDIIDLISSASVDTKLSKSSAVSMERKSQNSPPSCQKLVTTHILSAVFEEIPDLSGMTLTNVPLKDGYANDEHQVLEFAEDKENRASHTHELDDNDTVDYDLTDAQMKCDQENYLTDLCANVGDGNKDNNLVVLTTGE
- the LOC140834697 gene encoding uncharacterized protein isoform X2; the protein is MAAHENYFVEWKELFVSRERGNRVVHYFLKDNLGESILAVVGTERSVRHMFYVVSEEFLSVHVAENSVHAGFRWRSRREVVNWLTSMLSKQHWQEDYAMSPPKDDPTTVNAQLKQMPPHNDHLRRNLQGHQLDIKWLGSAWTCGKQLKHYPAFKRNETSIEVQSFVFVMAEKESRYIAYLEDMYEDRKCQKKVKVRWFHHNKEVRGVVSLRNPHPKEVFITPYVQVISAECVDGLAVVLTREHYEKCLGVFPGDMLRKMHFCFRQFKSNRIKPFKLSNLRGYFDQSIFSCFSPDFFEEEYSSEDDVKVGAKRNRSCRENQKYDLSYQKLKHDVSSKEQSFLKNVEDQLPCAPVFRSNEKIEFLCQDSGIRGCWFRCSVLEISRKQIKISYDDVRDEDGCSNLEEWIPTNRVAKADRLGMRHPGRPTVRPFYTCNKSNPTFEVGDPVDVWWSDGWWEGVVSDAHDPINQRYRVYLPGENLYLNIELKNLRVSRDWVGGRWVDLKPNPDIIDLISSASVDTKLSKSSAVSMERKSQNSPPSCQKLVTTHILSAVFEEIPDLSGMTLTNVPLKDGYANDEHQVLEFAEDKENRASHTHELDDNDTVDYDLTDAQMKCDQENYLTDLCANVGDGNKDNNLVVLTTGE
- the LOC140834699 gene encoding uncharacterized protein isoform X3, with the protein product MQTAELVKPEFVANGNVEMEEKTDPVVKKTEERHDGVTEMEEENKVSEKVENNNMDKEKVNDSKETEKKAKNEDVVKEGGKDERMEETEEEEEKQQVAEEKVDMEIEEMNHGPTEKTDADAKVEDKVDVVGEEEKPKESKEERSLKNRLRTKSGNGEKERNMKHETEDKESNTQREIKTKETKTSTDKNEGQKTPVALTIDRPVRERKSVERLVAFIDQDAAKEFKVEKGRGTALKDIPNVAYKLSRKKSDDTFKLLHTILFGRRGKAAQVKNNISRFSGFAWHDDESQEKQTLKLIEKLDKIFKDKLVEFCDVLDIPISATVRKEDIISKLIEFLVAPHATTTELLAEKEQSSKGKKRKRESKSASGGSTLPEGSVKSQKKAKDTPKKDREPKPEDGSEEDGETYVKDDKNNCSKRSEDEESEPAEREEKANECEGSDKDKRKKKQGPAKSSSMKGTAKKTKTKKVTISKEASLLPKKEAHKSPSSHPKSNRDTSTKRSSFKKKDESIKEKTSTPKTALSTVSPGKKILKVKDNLREEKLKPSDDDLRNAISEILKEVDFNTPSNSIRI
- the LOC140834699 gene encoding DEK domain-containing chromatin-associated protein 1-like isoform X1, coding for MQTAELVKPEFVANGNVEMEEKTDPVVKKTEERHDGVTEMEEENKVSEKVENNNMDKEKVNDSKETEKKAKNEDVVKEGGKDERMEETEEEEEKQQVAEEKVDMEIEEMNHGPTEKTDADAKVEDKVDVVGEEEKPKESKEERSLKNRLRTKSGNGEKERNMKHETEDKESNTQREIKTKETKTSTDKNEGQKTPVALTIDRPVRERKSVERLVAFIDQDAAKEFKVEKGRGTALKDIPNVAYKLSRKKSDDTFKLLHTILFGRRGKAAQVKNNISRFSGFAWHDDESQEKQTLKLIEKLDKIFKDKLVEFCDVLDIPISATVRKEDIISKLIEFLVAPHATTTELLAEKEQSSKGKKRKRESKSASGGSTLPEGSVKSQKKAKDTPKKDREPKPEDGSEEDGETYVKDDKNNCSKRSEDEESEPAEREEKANECEGSDKDKRKKKQGPAKSSSMKGTAKKTKTKKVTISKEASLLPKKEAHKSPSSHPKSNRDTSTKRSSFKKKDESIKEKTSTPKTALSTVSPGKKILKVKDNLREEKLKPSDDDLRNAISEILKEVDFNTATLTDILKMLAKQFNKDLMPRKPSIKLMIQDELTKIADAEEADDEKDEGCVVKDGKKPSSQRVKA
- the LOC140834699 gene encoding DEK domain-containing chromatin-associated protein 1-like isoform X2, whose amino-acid sequence is MQTAELVKPEFVANGNVEMEEKTDPVVKKTEERHDGVTEMEEENKVSEKVENNNMDKEKVNDSKETEKKAKNEDVVKEGGKDERMEETEEEEEKQQVAEEKVDMEIEEMNHGPTEKTDADAKVEDKVDVVGEEEKPKESKEERSLKNRLRTKSGNGEKERNMKHETEDKESNTQREIKTKETKTSTDKNEGQKTPVALTIDRPVRERKSVERLVAFIDQDAAKEFKVEKGRGTALKDIPNVAYKLSRKKSDDTFKLLHTILFGRRGKAAQVKNNISRFSGFAWHDDEEKQTLKLIEKLDKIFKDKLVEFCDVLDIPISATVRKEDIISKLIEFLVAPHATTTELLAEKEQSSKGKKRKRESKSASGGSTLPEGSVKSQKKAKDTPKKDREPKPEDGSEEDGETYVKDDKNNCSKRSEDEESEPAEREEKANECEGSDKDKRKKKQGPAKSSSMKGTAKKTKTKKVTISKEASLLPKKEAHKSPSSHPKSNRDTSTKRSSFKKKDESIKEKTSTPKTALSTVSPGKKILKVKDNLREEKLKPSDDDLRNAISEILKEVDFNTATLTDILKMLAKQFNKDLMPRKPSIKLMIQDELTKIADAEEADDEKDEGCVVKDGKKPSSQRVKA